AGGTCATTAAAGTCAAACAGCGAgacatcagtcatgacagaaagAGTAAATATACGCAGTCAAACTGAGGAGAGAGACTGTCATCATATGTGCAATATGGTTTATTTTATGCCAAAGTAAGACTCTCTTACATAAATACACTCCTATTCTTAATTATTCACTGGAATTCTAATGATTAACAATGTTTAACAATCTGAATTATAAGTCCAACAAAtttctttacacacacacaaatgattaCTAAAACTTTTTCCCCTGAGTTGCATCTACTGTCCACATCTACTCACCGACTGTAAGCCAGGAGGGAAGCTGTAGATGATGCAGATACACCCATAGCCTTCATGGCCAGGAAGCTCCAGATCAGGATCTCGTTCTACAATCATCGAGCCATTGGCAGGCTGATTCCCAATCAGCTGCCCATACACCAGCCGACAGACGGGACACGCTTTCTTCACTTTAAAGGCTTGATCCAGGCAACAGCGACAGAAAGAATGGCCACATTTTTCCAGGGTAGTCTTCTCCACTATGTCCCCCATGCAGATCGAGCAAGTATTACTGTCCTCGGTTTCACCGTGGGAAGCCATGCTGGAGTCCACATCTTTCCTCTGGGCAGCCTCGTGGAGCATGACGCACGCCTCCTCGTCAACAGGCTTCTTTAACCTCTGCTGCTGTCTCTGGGAGCGCCGAGGCTGGGGAGGTGGAGGCTGGAGCAGGCTCCCCTCTCCGTTCTGCTCCAGGACTCCCACACAGGGCAGCAGAGCCCTCTTCCTCTTGGATCCCCCCTCCTGTTTGCTCATTTCTTTGCGGGCACAACGGCATAAGTCAATGAAAGCTTTTCGCGTCTCGCTGGAGATGGGTCCATCCATCACACCAGCCCCGACGCTCCTCGAGCCTTCCACCGGCTGCAGCCGAACAGCACAGCAGCCCCCCCTCTCTCCTCGCCTAATGATACCAGCACTCATCCCCTGCTTGTGCTGGAAGTCAATGAGCCAGGGCCGCCCAGCTGCAGTCAGGTAATCCCACACTGCCTGTGAAACCAGCACCTCATCACTGCCCTGGCCAGCACTCACACTCATCTCATCAGAGGAAactgcacagagaggcacatgaaagtcatcagtgtttgagcagcagAAGCAAGTTCAAACAAAAAGTGTTGCTTTTTCATAAGCATTCATCTTTTAATGAGACATGGCCGCAGGAGTCTTTTCACCTGTGCTGTTTTGTGCTTTTCTATATAATTTAGGCGCTCAGGCACACGCACATAAAACCACCATAGCACTCGCTGTGTTTTGCCTGCAGTGTATCTGTGCATGAGAAATTAATCTACGTCTATTTGCAGCGgattcagaaagaaacataaCAGCGTCGCGGCACTGCTGAAGACGTATCAGCTGTTCCCAAATTCAGACTGTAAACAAGGGAAACTTAATCCCGTCACACGCGCGACAACACGAGGGGGGGGGAAAGCCCACTGACAGCGGGGGCCACACGCAACAAAAACACTTGAGAGTGACACTTGTTTTGTGGTGAAAGGGTTACCTTGTGATCCCATAAATTCCTTCAATCGCGAATAAAGCGTCCTGTtgaacagagaaagagaggaagagacTGAAGCACTGGAATAAACGTAATCACAGCTGCTCGCCGATATTTACACTGAGACATTCTCCACCGCGGCGGCAGCGATATCGCAACATTAGCTTAGCCTCGCACACATTTAGCTTGAACATTTAGCTAGCCTAAGTGTCTCCACCACACCAACCCCTCCACCTCGATCACTTCGACACCTCACCCTTTGCCGTAGCTCGTCGCTGCCTGTCAGGGAGGTTTCTGGCTGGATTAAAGAGCACTGAGCTCCATCGGAGGAGGCCTGTGTTGTTGTAGTTCttagttattgttgttgttaaatcTGACGTACTGCTGCAGTTAAGCTAATCTTTTTGTAGTCAAGACATGATTCACATCTCTGAAGGATTTAAAACGGACGTTCCCCAAACCCTGCGCCTCCTCTTGTCAGTCACGCCTGTGTTTGCCTTCCTCATACGTCCTTGGCGTAACACGGAGTAAATAGCATTTGTAGTTGCTCTTCTTATCTGGCTCCGAGCACACTAGCCGTGTGTCCGCCTTTTACAGTCAGATAATTTGTTTCTCCTCTTCATTCTGCCCGCTTGTGTCTGAGCTTTCTAATGTAACCGTGCCCTTTCTGTTTAGCGCGTGGCAGCAAACATTATTAAGGAAACTAGGACCTACGAGAAAATGTGACCAGGAAGCTCGTCACTAAGCTGACGTGATTGGCTGacaaatggtgtgtgtgtgtttaataatgTGATTCATTCTGTAATGTCATGATTATCAGCTTTTATGATAACAGAAGAATACATGGAGCATGACAGCTTCTatgtgataatttatttattaatgtcaCAGTTCAGAATGTTCTGTGTACTACAAATAACAATACTGATATCTGTCTACTTATCTATCTAATCTAACTGGATATCTTATCCAGTTTAGGGTCTTGGGGGAGGATAGGGTAAGAATTCGGATGCAcactggacaggttgccagggCTAACACAGGGTTAGAAAAACAATGTAGTAAGCATATGCACCAGTAACAATATATTATTTGGAACATGGTTATCATTTACTATTCATCCTGTGGTTACTAAAcaatgcaaaagtcttgagccatccttcatttgtttatatttttttatctacGAGAATAAATGGCAAATAGATCATATTTAATAATGTGCTTATTAGAGCAGCTATTTTATTACCAATATcaaaacattaattaaaaaaatcccTTCTCTTGTGCTTATAATAAGGTTACacgtttttcttttacttgccTGTGTTTATAATTTTTCTGAACAATAACCAAGATCTGAGATCAGGGTTGCATTAATGGGAGATGACAGTAATCCGCCATCATCCTGTCATGAATTTACTCTGTCCTTAATGAGGCAGCAACACGGAGCCTGTTAAAGGAATTATTAGCCCTCACAGAGAGGAAAAGATAAGGCAACTCACTGCTCGCAGAGATGACTGAGGAGATACACCACATTAAacatctgttcattttcattacaaCACTTTCTTGCCAATTTATCAATTAAACAGCTATTGAGTCTATAGGCATCAATCAGTGTCTGTTCGTAGAACAGGAATAGAAAACATCAGTTTCCTATTCACTGTGATAATAAAGGTTTCCTTTAAGCCTAAATATGTCTTATAAAATACAGCTCAATATTATTAACCAATAAAAGTGAGCCCTTTGACATTTCTCTTATTCTATATAatttttacttgttttctttAAGCTAATTTGTATATTAGTTCTGTTTCTTGGCGTTCTATCTTTCTGAAATAGATAGCTCCATTGACTCCATCAAACAGATCACAAGTAAACTTCTGACTTTAAAGATTTTTCCTGTGTGACAGGAATACATACGATCCTTGAGAAACTGGGACTATTGTGGAGGTCTGCACTAAAAAGCTTGTAAAGAGATCAAATTAATATTGAGCAGAACTGAATTTAGCCTTTTGGTTCAGCCCTCTGCATCAGTCTCAGTTTCTCATTAATTAATTCCCACCCCTGTTAAAAAGGAACAAGCAATGTGCTTAAGAAATGCAGTGTTTTTACAATATCACAGTCTCTATCCTTCTTCTTTTCACTTTATGTAGGTTTGTGTATGAAtgaataatgaatgaatgaattatgaTATGTGTGCTTTCAATAAAATGAAGTCACACGAGACACTAACACACGTTTACAGATCTACACATACGATACTTCacattttcaaataaatgttgatttaaaagtTGAAGTAAGTTTTCATCTTCCACTTAAAACAACAGTGGACGCAAGGGCATAAAGATCCTTCTCCAGACTGATGTATGGTGCACAGTTCACGAAAAAGGCTTTCAGTGAAACAAAAATTCTAATATaagtttaataaaaataaaaaatagaaaaaacatgTCAGCTGCTTCCTTCTTTGTCTAAATTTCCACAAACTGCTTCAGGTGAATATCTGCGATAATGGCTACCCGTCCAAGGTGTACCACCATCTAAAGAGGTTggaaggttttgttttgttcactgTCCAACTGCTGCTACAGCAGTGAAACAGAGCATCATGAAGCAAAGTAATGCAAACAGTTCTTA
This region of Maylandia zebra isolate NMK-2024a linkage group LG20, Mzebra_GT3a, whole genome shotgun sequence genomic DNA includes:
- the dtx3 gene encoding putative E3 ubiquitin-protein ligase DTX3 isoform X2, with amino-acid sequence MSVSAGQGSDEVLVSQAVWDYLTAAGRPWLIDFQHKQGMSAGIIRRGERGGCCAVRLQPVEGSRSVGAGVMDGPISSETRKAFIDLCRCARKEMSKQEGGSKRKRALLPCVGVLEQNGEGSLLQPPPPQPRRSQRQQQRLKKPVDEEACVMLHEAAQRKDVDSSMASHGETEDSNTCSICMGDIVEKTTLEKCGHSFCRCCLDQAFKVKKACPVCRLVYGQLIGNQPANGSMIVERDPDLELPGHEGYGCICIIYSFPPGLQSPEHPNPGVRYPGTDRVAYLPDSPEGNRVLGLLRRAFEQRLIFTIGTSMTTGMQNVITWNDIHHKTSIWGGPRCFGYPDPTYLVRVTEELREKGITAD
- the dtx3 gene encoding putative E3 ubiquitin-protein ligase DTX3 isoform X1; amino-acid sequence: MGSQVSSDEMSVSAGQGSDEVLVSQAVWDYLTAAGRPWLIDFQHKQGMSAGIIRRGERGGCCAVRLQPVEGSRSVGAGVMDGPISSETRKAFIDLCRCARKEMSKQEGGSKRKRALLPCVGVLEQNGEGSLLQPPPPQPRRSQRQQQRLKKPVDEEACVMLHEAAQRKDVDSSMASHGETEDSNTCSICMGDIVEKTTLEKCGHSFCRCCLDQAFKVKKACPVCRLVYGQLIGNQPANGSMIVERDPDLELPGHEGYGCICIIYSFPPGLQSPEHPNPGVRYPGTDRVAYLPDSPEGNRVLGLLRRAFEQRLIFTIGTSMTTGMQNVITWNDIHHKTSIWGGPRCFGYPDPTYLVRVTEELREKGITAD